The nucleotide window TGGATGATAGTTTGTCAAGGGTTAATGATTCATTATTTGATGATAGTTTGTCATTGGTTAATGATTCATTATTTGATGATAGTTTGTCATTGGTTAATGACTTATTGTTGGATAATGGCTTATCACTGGATAATACTGTTCCTTTCACTGTAACCTGGTCTTCCTTAACAATGATTCGAGCACCCATTTCTTCGAGAATATCCAGTATTATTTTATCGCCCTGCTTGGATTCTCTGAAGAGGTTTTGAACAGTTACTTCTCCATCTAAAATGGTAGCAGCACTTAAAAGATATGATGCAGAGGAGTAATCTCCTTCAATGGTGTAATCCCTGGCGTTATAAGTTTGTTTATCCAGGTGGAACTGGTTTCCGGGTTCCTGCTGGCAGTGCACCCCGAACTTTCCCATGATATCCAGGGTCATCTCCACGTAGGGTTTGCTCTTGAAATCCCCAACCACCGAGAGATCCACGGGATTCTGAGCGTAAGGGGCTGAAAGGAGGATCGACGAGATGTATTGTGAACTAACATCACCCTTTATCTGGCTTTTTCCCCCGTGAAATCCATTTTTTATGACCACGGGTGGTAAGCCATTCTCTTGGGTGGAATAGGCTTTCACTCCCAGTTTCTTCAGGGAGTTCAGGAGGTCCTGCATGGGCCGTCCGCGCAGCGAATCATCACCAGTGAGCACGGTACATCCTGGGGCCAGGCTGGCCATGGTGGTTAGAAAACGGAGGGTTGTGCCACTGTTTTTAAGGTCCAAAACATTGTGGGGTGTTTTCAGATCTCCGGCTGTGCCCTGAACAGTGCACATGTCGTCCTGAATTTCAATTTCGCATCCCAGGGCCTGGCAGGCTTCCAAGGTGGCCATGGTATCTGCAGAGTAGAGGGGATCCCTTAGGTAAGATTCTCCTTCAGCCAGACATGCCACTAATAAAGCACGATGGGTGTAACTTTTGGATGGTGGAGCCTTAACCACTCCTTTTATTTCACTGGCCTTTTCTACCTTTAATTCCACCTTTATCACCTAATTTCTTTAGTACCTAGTTTTAGTACCTAGTTTTAGTACCTAGTTTTAGTACCTAGTTTTAGTACATAGTATCTTCAGTTGATTCCTCAAATACAATTTTCAATTTCAAGCTAATTTTGAATTTATTGAGTTTTAACTCAATATAATGCATTTAGTTTGATTTTGGTATATTTTTAGATTAAAATTTCTCAGATCACCAGTTCTATGACTAGATCCAGTTCTTCCATCAGGATTAACTCAACTTTTTCCCCCGTGCGACCTACCAGTTCTTTGGTGGTGGAAATATGGTCTGCAGTGATCTGGGATCCTTCAATATCAATAAAACCATCCTTTTCCATGTTTTCAGCTATTGCCTGTGGTTCACTGGACTGTAAGTATTTCACAATAACTGGGGCCTGTCCCTTGAACTCCGGTCCGATTTTATCCATACGGGGAGTAACTTCCACCACTATCTCCCGCACGTCGGGTTTATCCGTGGTCACTGTTAACTCTTTAACACGCATTGTGCCCTGGATATCTTCCTGTAGTGTTGAAAGCTGTTTGTAGATTGTCTGCGAATTGGTGTGTATGGTTGCACTCTTCAGTGGGGTGTTAAGTGGCATTTTCTTGCTGGCTTTAAACCTTCTTAACTCACCAATAACTTCTGCTCCCAACTGACCCAGTTCATCCGCGGCAGGATCAAGCAGTTCTTCAACTACTTCTGGCCATTTTTCCTGATGAATACTCCTGAATCCAGGAGTCTGGTATTTTAAATCATTCACCTTCGACTCACTGTCTTTCAACTCATTTTCTTTTAATTCACTACCCTCTTCTTCACTACTCCCATATCCTTCCAGGTAGTAATGGATCTCCTCGGTGAAGTGTGGTGTGAATGGTGCCAGGAGTCTTAAAGATGTTTGAATAACGGTGTTCAGGGTGTAAAGTGCGGCCTGTTTTGATTCTCCTTCTTCATCTGTATAGAGTCGGTACTTAACTGCTTCAATGTAATCGTCACAGAAGTCATGCCACACGTAGGCCTGGATACTGTTACGGGCTTGGGCAAAGTTGTACTCTTCCATGGCCTGGGTAACCTCCCCTACCAGCTGGTTTAAACCAGAGAGTATCCACTTATCCAGTGGCTTGAGGGTGGTTTTAATATCTTCAACGTTAGCGGTCTCTTTTTCACTGTAACCTTCCAGGTGCATGTTCACGAATCGGAAGGCGTTCCAGAATTTCCTCAGGAATTTGTATCCGTGCTGAACATCCTTCCAGGCGAAGGGCACATCTGATCCTGGTACACTGTTGGCAGCCCACAGACGCAGGGCATCGGCACCGTACTCTGCCACCACATCCTCGGGGGCAATGACGTTACCAAGAGATTTACTCATTTTATGCCCATCTTCACCGAATACCATACCATTTACCACCACATCCTTGAAGGGTGCCTCTCCAGTGAGGGCTAATGTCCTGAGGATTGTGTAAAATGCCCAGGTACGTATGATGTCGTGGCCTTGCTGGCGGATGGTGGCAGGGAACAGGTCCTTATATTCTGGGGATGGCCAGCCAGCAATCACCAGTGGGGTGATGGAACTGTCCATCCAGGTGTCCAGAACATCCTCCTCTGGGGTGAATTCTGTGCTTCCACATTTGCAGGGTTTTTGAGGTTGTGTCTGTGTGGGGTCTATGGGTACTTCATCTTCAGAGGGTAACATGACCTCTCCACAGCTCTTACAGTACCATACTGGTATTGGTGTGGCGAATATCCTCTGCCTGCTTATGCACCAGTCCCAGTCCATGTTCCCGGTCCAGTTTAAAAGACGGGTTTTCATGTGTTCTGGCATCCAGTTCATGTTTTCGGCAGCTTCTTCCACCCTGGAGTTTAACTCTTTTACTGCCACGAACCACTGTTTTTTTACCAGGATCTCAATGGGTGTTTTGCATCTCCAGCACTGTCCCACATTCTGGTCCACTTTCTCCTTACGGGTGAGGAACCCTTCCTTATCCAGGTCTTCCACTATTGCTTCTTTACATTCTGCGAGTGTGAGTCCGGCGTATTTACCACAAACGTCCTGCATTATTCCCTGTTCATTGATGGCTTCGATGATGTCCAGGTTGTAGCGGTTAACCCACATTACATCGGTTTTATCCCCGAAGGTACAGATCATAACTGCCCCTGTACCGAATTCTGGGTCTACCTCTTCATCAGTTATGATCTCCACATCCCGGTCAAACAGTGGCACCTTAACCTTCTTACCGGTGAGGTGCTGGTAGCGTTCATCATCTGGATGTACTACCACTGCTACACATGCTGCCAGTAATTCTGGCCTGGTGGTGGCGATGGGCACACCAGATTCCTCCGTGCTAGAAGGAAATTCAAGGTAGTTGAGGAAGGTTTCATTTTCTGTGTACTCAACTTCGGCAAAAGCAATGGCAGTCTCACAACGGGGGCACCAGTTCACCGGGTGCACAGCCCTGTAGATGAGACCCTCATGGTACATTTTCAGGAAACTGAGCTGGGTCTTCTCCTTGTACTCAGGGGTCATGGTTACGAATTCCCGTTCCCAGTCCTGGGAGTAACCCATGCGTTGCATCTGGGTCTTCATACCCTGAATGTTCCCTCGGGTGAGTTCAATGCACATCTGTCGGAACTCTTCCCTTGGCACGTCGTTCTTTTTAATGCCGTGAGTTTCTTCCACTTTAACCTCGGTGGGCAGTCCATGACAGTCCCATCCCTGGGGGAATAACACTGAATATCCCTGCATACGCTTCCATCGGGCTAATAAATCCATGTATAACCAGTTTAGAACGTGTCCAATATGGATGGATCCAGTTGGGTATGGTGGTGGTGTGTCTATTATATAACGGGGACGTTTTTCATCCTTGTTGAACTGGTACAGCTTCATTTTCTGCCAGGTAGCCTGCCAGTTTATTTCATTCTCGTGATTGTAGTCCTTGGGAACCTCAACTTTATTCATCTTAGGTCTCCTATTAATGATAAATCATTTATAAACTCTAAAATCAGCCAAATTAATAGCTAAATTAATACAAATTAATATATATGCCTTCAAGTTAAGTATTTCTATAGTTTATTAAACTAATGGATATATTTTTAACTAAGGAATATAATTTTTATTCAATGGATATAATTTAATTTATAGCATTTAATTTATAGCTTATATTATAGCTACATGATATAAAATTACGTTGGATATACAATACATTGGAAAATAAAAAATTGGAAAAATAAGTTTTCATATTAAATAAGTGGAAAATACCGGTGAACGAATTATGGAAATGTTGTGGTTTTACATTGCAGTTATCCTGGCCATAAGTGATGAAGTGCACAGTCAGATATTCTGGAAAGTGTTCTTTGATTTTTACGTCTTACTGGGAGGAATGATCCAGAAAATAGTGGGTTCCACCATCCGAATGTGGATGTTTCACGAAGTTCTGGAGGCCATCTTCCACTTAGTACTGTTATCCCTGCTATTTTTATCCCTGGAAATTGGATTCCTGGCAGCTTTAATTCACCTGGTCATTGACCTCTACCACGAAGCAGCTGGACTGGAGATGACCTGGTTACAGCACCGTGCCCTGCACTTCACTGTGGAATCCCTCTTCTTCATCATGGTCCTGGGTATATGAAAATGAGCCTTGGTATATTGAGATAAATCTTGGTATATTGAGATAAATTGGGGTAATGTGGATAAACCTTGCTATATAAAATAAACCATTAAATTAATAATAATTGATTGATCCACAGTTTTAATTTAACCTACAATAAATAGTATAAAATAGTTATAAAGTCACTAATAATGATTTATCAGCTTTAGTTAAACTTAAATCATATTTTGAACTGATGAATAAATCTTAAATTATAATTAGAAATTGAAATTAAAGTTAAAACATAATTTAAACTTAAAAAAAGTCACATAAAAAAAGATAAGAGGAAAAAGTCATGCCTGTTATAGAATTCACTTACACTGACCTGGAAGAATTGTTAAACCGATCCATCGACAGGGACAAACTAATCGATCTTCTCCCCATGATCGGGAGTGATATTGAGGGTTACGATGATGAAGGGGTTAAAGTGGAGTTTTTCCCCAACCGACCAGACTACTTGAGTGTGGAAGGAGTGGCCCGGGCACTCAAAGGATTCCTGGAAATAGAAAAAGGAATACCAGAGTACCCCCTGGAACCATCAGGCACCAGTATAACCATAGACCCTGGACTTGAAGGTATCAGACCTTACACTGCCTGCTGCCTGCTATTAAATGTCAATATAACCGAGGACAAACTCCCCCAGATAATGGACTTCCAGGAAGACCTGCACTGGGTAATAGGACGGGACCGTAAAAAAGTGGCAATCGGAATCCACAACCTGGACGTATTGAAGGGACCATTCCGCTACCTGGCAGCACTGCCAGATGAAACATCCTTCGTACCCCTGGAAATGGATGAAGAGATGACCCTCCGGGAAATATTAACCGAACACAAGAAAGGAAAATCCTACGCCCACCTGATAGAAAAATATGACCGGTACCCCCTACTGATGGACTCGGAAGATAACATTCTTTCCATGCCACCAATCATCAACGGAGAGTTAACCAAACTAACCACTGACACCAAGAACCTATTTGTGGATGTCACCGGCACTGACCAGCAGGCAGTGGAGCGAACCCTGAACATCATCGCCACCAGCTTTGCAGAATCCGGGGCCACCATAAAAACCATGGAAAACATCTATCAAGATGAAACACTGATATTACCTGATTTAACACCAAAAGAACGCACCGTGAGTGTGAAAAATGCAGTTAAGTTTATTGGAATTCCACTCACCGCAGAAGTGGTGGCAGAATCCCTGCAGAAGGTACGCTTCGATGTTACAGTTGTTGATGAGGACACAGTAACAGTACTGATCCCCCCTTACCGTGCGGACATCCTCCATGAAGTGGATATAATCGAAAATGTGGCTATTGGTTACTGTGTCAGGAGAATAGAACCTGAAATACCTCGGGTGGCCACTGTGGCCAGGGAAGATCCATACATGGACTTTGACCAGAATGTCAGGGAGATCATGAATGGCCTAGGGTTTGCTGAGGTTATGAGCCTCATGTTAACCAACGAGGAGAACCATTACCATAAAATGAAACTCCCAGAGACAGAACGGGTGGAAGTAGCCCAGCCCATAAGCCAGGACAGGACCATGATCCGCCAGAGCCTCCTCAATGGTTTACTGGAATTTTTGGAAGATAACAAACACGAAGAACTTCCCCAGAGAATCTTTGAAGTTGGAGATACTGTCTTCCTGGATGAGGAAACAGAAACTAAAACCATGGGTGTTAAAAAGATGGCAGCAATGATCACCCACTCCCAGGCCAACTTCACCGAGATCAAATCAACCAGTGATGCACTGATAAGTAACCTGGGACTGGAAATGGAGATTGAAGACCTGGACCATCCTAGCTTTATTAAAGGTCGATGTGCCCGACTCAAAGGAGTGAAAAAAGAATCATCTGAGGTATGTGTTGAGGGATTCTTCGGTGAAGTAAACCCTGAAGTCATACGGAACTTTGAACTTGAATATCCAGTGGTAGCAGTGGAAGTAGAGTTTAAAACTCTTGAATGAGTTTACACGGGAATAAGTTTATCTTGAATCAGTTTATCTTGAATAAGTTTATACTATTGAATAGTTTAAACACCCGAATAATTTTAAACTCTTGAATAAAATTTTCCGAATAAAAATTTTCCTGAATCAGTTAATCATTGGTTTAACCATTGATTTAACAAGTAATTTTTTTATTCTCCCATCACTGTAACTGTTAACTTCCTCTGCCTTGGACCATCCAGTTCCACAAAGAAAATACTCTGCCAGGTTCCCAGCATCAATCGACCATTTTCAACAGGTATAGTCTCACTTCCCCCTAAAAGGAATCCTCTGATATGACTGTCGGCATTGTTATCAATACGGTCGTGCTGGTAACCTGCACCCTCTGGAACCAACTTTTGAAGGGCTAATTGAAAGTCTTTCAAGAGACCTGATTCATTTTCATTAATAACCACCCCTGAAGTGGAGTGACGACTGTAAACATTCAAAATCCCCTCAACAATACCACTATTTTTAAGAACAGCCTCCACATCCGGGGTAATATCATGGATTTCCACTCTCTGGGATGTGGTTACATTCACAGTTTCACGTTTTAAAGCCATTAAGAACTTCCCCCTTTCTTAAGTATTTAATTTTTAAGACATTTTTGGCTTTTTAAAATATTTTTTAGCCTTTTTAAGATATTTTTTAGAGAAAAAAAGGAATATTTTGTAGAAGTATTTTGCAGTAACTTAATTTGTAGGTAATGAATTTTTTAGTGAGAATAAAAAAATGAAGATTTAATCTGATTGGAATTCCTCCGGTATATGTACTTCGGCATCTCCTGCAGAACAATGAGGTATGGCTGCTATTAAATTATGTATACGTTCATAGGGTACTGATAGGAAGATAACATCTGCTTCAAACCCTTGATGGCTTCTGGCAGTCCAATCCCCCACACTCATATTTGTATTTCCACTGATTATGGTGTAAACTATTGCCGAATGACATAATGCACCTATAATTTGTTGTTCAGGTGATTTACCATCCCAGTATGTGTCGAGTGTTATAATGCGACATGCCTGTTCTGCATTACATAAAAATAGAATCATATCTGGACGTATTTCAGCCTTATCCAGAGGACATAATACCACCCTATCTGCTAAATCAGTGGCAGGTGGTGCTGTTAAAGTTCTCATCCTTTCAAAAGAAACTATGGAGCTTGTAAGTTTCTCACCCTTAGTGAGAAAGTTCTGTAACCTTCGTTTTTTCTTTCCAGTGTGGGGCTCGATAAAACCACAATACTGACTACCACCCGGACATGTAGAAACATCCTGGTCAATGATGAAACTTTCTCCCTGACTTACAAGTTTCATTGCCTTACAAATTGAGGTTTTTTCATATCGCCCACTTGAAATTTCGTCATTTGTAAAAGAAATAGCCATAGGTTCATATTTTAATTTGAAGACATTTTTAAAAACATCTGCCTGTTCTTTATAGCTCATTTAACCATTCACCCCTCTAAAATTAAATTAACTGTTGGTTCATTTTAACTATTGGTGTTTCCCTTTATTCCCCTAATCCAATTAATTTTTTTCTAAAAAACTTCAGGGAAAAAATAGGAATTTATAGAATTCATAGGATTCGAATTGTTTATTGAAACTTAACAACTTGTTTACAAAGTAATGAAAATTTTATTGAGTTCTTGATAGTAGTATAATCTTAAAAACAGATAAAATTCTTAAAAGTAGTATATTCTAACAGATAAAATTCTTAAAAATAGTATAATCCTTTAAAATGGAATAAATTCTTAAATTTAATTTAAAAAAACAAGAAAACTTAAAACACTCTAAACTGGGCTTCCACTTCGGCCTGATCCATGATCCGTTCACAGTAATGGCAGCGGAGTATCATCGGTTCTTTCTGCAGTACAGTGAAACGGGTGGTAACTGGTTCGTCGGTGTTGGTGATGCAGTTTGGATTGGAACAGGTTAAAATATTGTTAATTTCATCTAAAAGATTTACTTTTCCTTTTCCAACTATTTCATAATCTCTGATAATGTTAATAGTGGCATTAGGTGCAATGAGTGCGATTTCATCCACTTCCCTTGATGCCAGTTCCCTACCTTCGATCTTGACTATGTCTTTGTTTCCCATTTGACTGGACTGTACATTCATGGCCAGAGTCACCGCTATTTTAGGACTGGGTAATCCCAGTATTTTAAGGACTCTAAGGGCTTTGTTAGCACTGATGTGATCTATAACTGTTCCATTTTTAATGGGTTTTACCTTCAATTCCCGGGGAGTTTTCATGTTTCACCTTTTCTTTTTTCTAGGAGAAATATATTCTGATAATATTTTATAAGATTATCCCTAGACAATCTATCCTGATTATTAGAAATCTAAATGGTTAGAAATCTAAATGGTTAGAAATCTAAATGGTTAATTTTTACAGGAGAACGGTGTTAATTTGTGGTTATTATGAAATTTAAAAGAATATCAAAATCAAGAATAAGAAGTAGGTATGATTTTTTTTAAAAAAAAGAGTAGGGAAAATAGGAATGATGTCAATTCCTATTTTGTTTCCATTAACTTAGTTCCTTTTTGGATCCAGCATCATTTCAATGAATTTGGCGTACACTGGTCTGGTGATGAATATTCCAATGAGAACTCCCAGAACCGTGGTGAAGGCAAATCCAGAAAGCACACCTATTCCTGAGGCTCCCCTGCTGAACCCGATATAGAACAGTGGGAGCATGGCAGCGATTAATGTTCCTGCTGCAGCGAATATGATGAAGAATGCGCTTTTTATCTGTTTACGCACACCAGAGATCTTTTTCTTCTCACTGAATCCCTTGAGCACCTCATCGGTGATGATGATCTGGTCATCAACTCCGGTACCAATGGCAGCCAGTATACCAGCAATAGCTGCCAGGTCAATGTTCCAGTGAATCACCGCCGCAGCTCCCAGTATCAGGAGAAGTTCAGCTATACTGGTTAACATGATGGGTATAACCAGTATTGGGTTACGGTAGCGTATGATTATTATGGCCGAAATAACCAGAAGGGCTAATAAACCGGCCACAAGGGCACCGTTTACAAATTGTGAACCTAGTTCTGCTGATACACTGCTAACTCCTACGATTTTAACCTTAACCGGTAATGCACCTGACTGTAAGAGAGTGTGAATACTTTTGGCCTGAGCCTGTGCCTCTTCTTTTGAGGATTCAGTTCCACTGATCTGAACATCTGTTGATGCTTGACCATTGGCCAGTTCAGCAGAAACCTCTGGAGAAGTAATTAACTGGTCATCAAGGTACATGTCCACCGGAACTCCGGACTGACCTTTAGCAACCTGGGCAAATCGATTGGCACCATCCAGTGACACAGTGAATGGAACCTGCCATTCGTTTCCAGTAACCTGATAAGTTTTCACCTGGGTGATGTCTGATCCCACCAGGGCAGTCTGGTTGTTGATTTTGGCCTCGAATTTACCGTTACTTCCAACTATCTTGGCTACATCATCTGGTTGGACACCAGCAATTTCCACTATAACATTTTGGTTTCCACTGGGGTACACTTTAACATCTTTAACCCCGAAAATGTTCAACCGCTTATCCAGAACCGAAGTAACTGTGTTCAT belongs to uncultured Methanobacterium sp. and includes:
- the pheT gene encoding phenylalanine--tRNA ligase subunit beta; the protein is MPVIEFTYTDLEELLNRSIDRDKLIDLLPMIGSDIEGYDDEGVKVEFFPNRPDYLSVEGVARALKGFLEIEKGIPEYPLEPSGTSITIDPGLEGIRPYTACCLLLNVNITEDKLPQIMDFQEDLHWVIGRDRKKVAIGIHNLDVLKGPFRYLAALPDETSFVPLEMDEEMTLREILTEHKKGKSYAHLIEKYDRYPLLMDSEDNILSMPPIINGELTKLTTDTKNLFVDVTGTDQQAVERTLNIIATSFAESGATIKTMENIYQDETLILPDLTPKERTVSVKNAVKFIGIPLTAEVVAESLQKVRFDVTVVDEDTVTVLIPPYRADILHEVDIIENVAIGYCVRRIEPEIPRVATVAREDPYMDFDQNVREIMNGLGFAEVMSLMLTNEENHYHKMKLPETERVEVAQPISQDRTMIRQSLLNGLLEFLEDNKHEELPQRIFEVGDTVFLDEETETKTMGVKKMAAMITHSQANFTEIKSTSDALISNLGLEMEIEDLDHPSFIKGRCARLKGVKKESSEVCVEGFFGEVNPEVIRNFELEYPVVAVEVEFKTLE
- a CDS encoding preprotein translocase subunit SecD, whose translation is MNLNEFLKDKRVLLLIVLVIASIGAISVLGIQQGLDLKGGSTIQLQLDQPVDTATMNTVTSVLDKRLNIFGVKDVKVYPSGNQNVIVEIAGVQPDDVAKIVGSNGKFEAKINNQTALVGSDITQVKTYQVTGNEWQVPFTVSLDGANRFAQVAKGQSGVPVDMYLDDQLITSPEVSAELANGQASTDVQISGTESSKEEAQAQAKSIHTLLQSGALPVKVKIVGVSSVSAELGSQFVNGALVAGLLALLVISAIIIIRYRNPILVIPIMLTSIAELLLILGAAAVIHWNIDLAAIAGILAAIGTGVDDQIIITDEVLKGFSEKKKISGVRKQIKSAFFIIFAAAGTLIAAMLPLFYIGFSRGASGIGVLSGFAFTTVLGVLIGIFITRPVYAKFIEMMLDPKRN
- a CDS encoding valine--tRNA ligase, giving the protein MNKVEVPKDYNHENEINWQATWQKMKLYQFNKDEKRPRYIIDTPPPYPTGSIHIGHVLNWLYMDLLARWKRMQGYSVLFPQGWDCHGLPTEVKVEETHGIKKNDVPREEFRQMCIELTRGNIQGMKTQMQRMGYSQDWEREFVTMTPEYKEKTQLSFLKMYHEGLIYRAVHPVNWCPRCETAIAFAEVEYTENETFLNYLEFPSSTEESGVPIATTRPELLAACVAVVVHPDDERYQHLTGKKVKVPLFDRDVEIITDEEVDPEFGTGAVMICTFGDKTDVMWVNRYNLDIIEAINEQGIMQDVCGKYAGLTLAECKEAIVEDLDKEGFLTRKEKVDQNVGQCWRCKTPIEILVKKQWFVAVKELNSRVEEAAENMNWMPEHMKTRLLNWTGNMDWDWCISRQRIFATPIPVWYCKSCGEVMLPSEDEVPIDPTQTQPQKPCKCGSTEFTPEEDVLDTWMDSSITPLVIAGWPSPEYKDLFPATIRQQGHDIIRTWAFYTILRTLALTGEAPFKDVVVNGMVFGEDGHKMSKSLGNVIAPEDVVAEYGADALRLWAANSVPGSDVPFAWKDVQHGYKFLRKFWNAFRFVNMHLEGYSEKETANVEDIKTTLKPLDKWILSGLNQLVGEVTQAMEEYNFAQARNSIQAYVWHDFCDDYIEAVKYRLYTDEEGESKQAALYTLNTVIQTSLRLLAPFTPHFTEEIHYYLEGYGSSEEEGSELKENELKDSESKVNDLKYQTPGFRSIHQEKWPEVVEELLDPAADELGQLGAEVIGELRRFKASKKMPLNTPLKSATIHTNSQTIYKQLSTLQEDIQGTMRVKELTVTTDKPDVREIVVEVTPRMDKIGPEFKGQAPVIVKYLQSSEPQAIAENMEKDGFIDIEGSQITADHISTTKELVGRTGEKVELILMEELDLVIELVI
- the aroA gene encoding 3-phosphoshikimate 1-carboxyvinyltransferase, whose product is MELKVEKASEIKGVVKAPPSKSYTHRALLVACLAEGESYLRDPLYSADTMATLEACQALGCEIEIQDDMCTVQGTAGDLKTPHNVLDLKNSGTTLRFLTTMASLAPGCTVLTGDDSLRGRPMQDLLNSLKKLGVKAYSTQENGLPPVVIKNGFHGGKSQIKGDVSSQYISSILLSAPYAQNPVDLSVVGDFKSKPYVEMTLDIMGKFGVHCQQEPGNQFHLDKQTYNARDYTIEGDYSSASYLLSAATILDGEVTVQNLFRESKQGDKIILDILEEMGARIIVKEDQVTVKGTVLSSDKPLSNNKSLTNDKLSSNNESLTNDKLSSNNESLTLDKLSSNNELSSSDDQTKPTKSTCDLNGIDVNLENSPDLLPTVAALAAVAQGTSHITGVEHARFKETDRVHTMALELTKLGVDVTEEQDGLLIHGGAHGGVVKSHDDHRLVMALTLVGLLTGGVRIKGAAAHRVSFPNFPQVMEGLGCPIKII
- a CDS encoding DUF169 domain-containing protein → MSYKEQADVFKNVFKLKYEPMAISFTNDEISSGRYEKTSICKAMKLVSQGESFIIDQDVSTCPGGSQYCGFIEPHTGKKKRRLQNFLTKGEKLTSSIVSFERMRTLTAPPATDLADRVVLCPLDKAEIRPDMILFLCNAEQACRIITLDTYWDGKSPEQQIIGALCHSAIVYTIISGNTNMSVGDWTARSHQGFEADVIFLSVPYERIHNLIAAIPHCSAGDAEVHIPEEFQSD
- a CDS encoding secondary thiamine-phosphate synthase enzyme YjbQ; the protein is MALKRETVNVTTSQRVEIHDITPDVEAVLKNSGIVEGILNVYSRHSTSGVVINENESGLLKDFQLALQKLVPEGAGYQHDRIDNNADSHIRGFLLGGSETIPVENGRLMLGTWQSIFFVELDGPRQRKLTVTVMGE
- the pyrI gene encoding aspartate carbamoyltransferase regulatory subunit, translating into MKTPRELKVKPIKNGTVIDHISANKALRVLKILGLPSPKIAVTLAMNVQSSQMGNKDIVKIEGRELASREVDEIALIAPNATINIIRDYEIVGKGKVNLLDEINNILTCSNPNCITNTDEPVTTRFTVLQKEPMILRCHYCERIMDQAEVEAQFRVF